The proteins below are encoded in one region of Nocardioides marmorisolisilvae:
- a CDS encoding NADH-quinone oxidoreductase subunit C, giving the protein MSDDTSKRPSDEADKAVQSPAEHEVVTGHQDASLDSVRPTSGEVIDQRRGMFGVRGSGDTSGYGGLDRAVAMPGSTRPPYGEWRDEVAQALVAAARDAGIEDPFEKVVVHRGEITFFCRREDLVTLVKLLRDEEALRFEFCSGVSGVHYPHDKGRELHAVYHLLSMTHNRRIRLEVTCPDEDPHIPSVVSTYPTADWHERETFDFFGIVFDGHPALTRIEMPDDWPGHPQRKDYPLGGIPVEYKGGTVPPPDERRAYN; this is encoded by the coding sequence ATGAGCGACGACACGTCGAAGAGGCCGTCGGACGAGGCCGACAAGGCCGTCCAGTCACCCGCGGAGCACGAGGTCGTCACCGGGCACCAGGACGCCAGCCTCGACTCCGTCCGGCCCACCAGCGGTGAGGTCATCGACCAGCGGCGCGGCATGTTCGGTGTCCGCGGCAGCGGTGACACCTCGGGCTACGGCGGCCTGGACCGCGCGGTCGCGATGCCCGGGTCCACCCGGCCGCCGTACGGCGAGTGGCGTGACGAGGTGGCCCAGGCACTGGTCGCGGCCGCGCGCGACGCCGGCATCGAGGACCCGTTCGAGAAGGTCGTCGTCCACCGCGGCGAGATCACCTTCTTCTGCCGCCGCGAGGACCTCGTCACCCTGGTCAAGCTGCTCCGCGACGAGGAGGCGCTCCGCTTCGAGTTCTGCTCCGGCGTCAGTGGTGTGCACTACCCGCACGACAAGGGTCGCGAGCTGCACGCCGTCTACCACCTGCTGTCGATGACCCACAACCGGCGGATCCGCCTCGAGGTGACCTGTCCCGACGAGGACCCGCACATCCCGAGCGTGGTGTCGACCTACCCGACGGCCGACTGGCACGAGCGGGAGACCTTCGACTTCTTCGGAATCGTCTTCGACGGCCACCCCGCGCTGACTCGGATCGAGATGCCCGACGACTGGCCGGGCCACCCCCAGCGCAAGGACTACCCCCTTGGGGGCATCCCCGTGGAGTACAAGGGCGGGACCGTTCCGCCGCCCGACGAGCGGAGGGCATACAACTGA
- a CDS encoding NADH-quinone oxidoreductase subunit A, producing MHLYAPVLALLILAAGFAVFSVLMSAHVGPKRYNRAKLDSYECGIEPTPQPVGGGRFPIRYYIVAMLFIVFDIEIVFLYPIAVAFDQMALFGFVEMVLFIVPVFVAYVYVWRRGGLDWD from the coding sequence GTGCACCTGTACGCGCCAGTGCTGGCATTGCTGATCCTGGCCGCAGGATTTGCGGTCTTCTCGGTGCTGATGAGCGCCCACGTCGGGCCCAAGCGCTACAACCGCGCCAAGCTCGACTCCTACGAGTGCGGCATCGAGCCGACCCCGCAGCCCGTCGGCGGGGGCCGGTTCCCGATCCGCTACTACATCGTCGCGATGCTCTTCATCGTCTTCGACATCGAGATCGTGTTCCTCTATCCGATCGCAGTCGCCTTCGACCAGATGGCGCTCTTCGGGTTCGTCGAGATGGTGCTGTTCATCGTTCCCGTCTTCGTCGCCTACGTGTACGTGTGGCGACGCGGCGGCCTGGACTGGGACTGA
- a CDS encoding NADH-quinone oxidoreductase subunit D, producing the protein MSSSTSSATGADHDAYAPHSETTQGRVFTVTGQDWDSVVAGISEDHDNKVVVNMGPQHPSTHGVLRLILELEGETVTEARCGIGYLHTGIEKNMEFRTWTQGVTFCTRMDYLSPLFNEAAYVFSVERLLDITDDIPEKAQVMRVMLMELNRISSHLVAIATGGMEIGALTVMTIGFRERELVLDLFELITGLRMNHAFIRPGGVAQDMPAGALDQIRDFVVLMKKRLPEYADLCNANPIFKARLVDVGHLELSGCLALGLTGPVLRATGYPWDLRKTQPYCGYEDYEFDVQTWDSCDAYGRFRIRLNEMWESLRIVEQCVERLAGLEGAPVVVADKKIAWPAQLAIGSDGMGNSLDHIRHIMGESMEALIHHFKLVTEGFRVPAGQAYVPIESPRGELAAHVVSDGGTRPYRAHFRDPSFTNLQATSVMSEGGMVADVIVAIASIDPVMGGVDR; encoded by the coding sequence ATGAGCAGTTCGACAAGCTCAGCGACCGGCGCCGACCACGACGCCTACGCCCCGCACAGCGAGACCACCCAGGGCCGCGTCTTCACCGTCACCGGCCAGGACTGGGACTCGGTCGTGGCCGGCATCTCCGAGGACCACGACAACAAGGTCGTGGTGAACATGGGGCCGCAGCACCCGTCGACCCACGGCGTGCTGCGGCTGATCCTCGAGCTCGAGGGCGAGACGGTCACCGAGGCCCGGTGCGGCATCGGCTACCTGCACACCGGCATCGAGAAGAACATGGAGTTCCGCACCTGGACGCAGGGCGTCACGTTCTGCACCCGGATGGACTACCTGAGCCCGCTGTTCAACGAGGCGGCCTACGTGTTCAGCGTGGAGCGACTGCTCGACATCACCGACGACATCCCCGAGAAGGCTCAGGTCATGCGGGTGATGCTCATGGAGCTCAACCGCATCTCGAGCCACCTGGTCGCGATCGCCACCGGAGGGATGGAGATCGGCGCGCTGACCGTGATGACGATCGGCTTCCGCGAGCGCGAGCTGGTCCTCGACCTCTTCGAGCTGATCACCGGCCTGCGGATGAACCACGCGTTCATCCGCCCCGGCGGCGTCGCCCAGGACATGCCGGCCGGCGCGCTGGACCAGATCCGCGACTTCGTGGTCCTGATGAAGAAGCGGCTTCCCGAGTACGCCGACCTGTGCAACGCCAACCCGATCTTCAAGGCTCGGCTGGTCGACGTCGGGCACCTCGAGCTGTCCGGTTGCCTGGCGCTCGGCCTGACCGGCCCGGTGCTTCGCGCGACCGGCTACCCGTGGGACCTGCGCAAGACCCAGCCGTACTGCGGCTACGAGGACTACGAGTTCGACGTGCAGACCTGGGACAGCTGCGACGCCTACGGCCGGTTCCGGATCCGACTCAACGAGATGTGGGAGTCGCTGCGGATCGTCGAGCAGTGCGTCGAGCGGCTCGCCGGGCTCGAGGGCGCTCCGGTCGTGGTCGCGGACAAGAAGATCGCGTGGCCGGCGCAGCTGGCGATCGGCAGCGACGGGATGGGCAACAGCCTCGACCACATCCGGCACATCATGGGTGAGTCGATGGAGGCGCTGATCCATCACTTCAAGCTGGTCACCGAGGGCTTCCGGGTGCCCGCGGGGCAGGCCTACGTGCCGATCGAGTCGCCTCGCGGCGAGCTGGCCGCGCACGTCGTCTCCGACGGCGGCACCCGGCCCTACCGCGCCCACTTCCGGGACCCCTCGTTCACCAACCTGCAGGCCACCAGCGTGATGAGCGAGGGCGGCATGGTGGCCGACGTGATCGTGGCGATCGCCTCGATCGACCCGGTGATGGGCGGTGTGGACAGATGA
- the nuoE gene encoding NADH-quinone oxidoreductase subunit NuoE has product MSVPYEAELREIAGRYPEARSGLLPMLHLVQSNEGRVTADGIEACAEILGISAAEVSGVATFYTMYKRKPVGDYHVGVCTNTLCAIMGGDAIFERLKDHLDVGNDETTPDGKVTLEHVECNAACDYAPVMMVNWEFMDNQTPESAVAVVDDLRAGKPVTSTRGPRICTWREAERVLAGFPDDLADEGPSAGPASLVGLEVARENNWTAPKAETDRD; this is encoded by the coding sequence GTGTCGGTTCCCTACGAGGCCGAGCTGCGTGAGATCGCCGGCCGCTACCCGGAGGCGCGCTCGGGACTGCTGCCGATGCTGCACCTGGTGCAGTCCAACGAGGGTCGGGTCACCGCCGACGGCATCGAGGCGTGCGCGGAGATCCTCGGGATCAGCGCCGCCGAGGTCAGCGGTGTCGCCACCTTCTACACCATGTACAAGCGCAAGCCGGTCGGCGATTACCACGTCGGCGTCTGCACCAACACGCTCTGCGCGATCATGGGCGGCGACGCGATCTTCGAGCGACTCAAGGACCACCTGGACGTCGGCAACGACGAGACCACGCCCGACGGCAAGGTGACCCTCGAGCACGTCGAGTGCAACGCCGCCTGCGACTACGCGCCGGTGATGATGGTGAACTGGGAGTTCATGGACAACCAGACTCCCGAGTCGGCCGTCGCAGTCGTGGACGACCTGCGCGCGGGCAAGCCGGTCACCTCGACCCGCGGCCCCCGTATCTGCACCTGGCGCGAGGCCGAGCGGGTGCTCGCCGGCTTCCCCGACGACCTGGCCGACGAGGGCCCCTCGGCAGGCCCGGCCTCGCTGGTCGGCCTCGAGGTCGCCCGTGAGAACAACTGGACCGCTCCGAAGGCTGAGACCGATCGTGACTGA
- a CDS encoding NADH-quinone oxidoreductase subunit G yields MTVTSDSAGEVEQSNLVTVTIDGIEVSVPPDTLVIRAAEMIGVQIPRFCDHPLLDPVGACRQCLVDVPDAGNGRPMPKPQASCTIPVAPGMVINTQATSPVAKKAQEGIMEFLLINHPLDCPVCDKGGECPLQNQSMSNGTAESRYVESKRVYPKPINISAQVLLDRERCVLCARCTRFSSQIAGDPFIELIERGALQQVGIYEKQPFESYFSGNTIQICPVGALTSADYRFRSRPFDLVSTPSVAELDGCGSAIRVDHRRGKVMRRLSGDDPQVNEEWITDKDRFAFTYARQPDRLTHPLVRGDDGELRPASWPEAFVVAARGLAAAQGRVGVLTGGRLTAEDAYAYSKFARVVLGTNDIDFRARAHSAEEASFLASSVVLRQDVTYADLESAGSVVLVALEPEDEAGTIFLRLRKTHLKHRTPIWSVGSHTTAGLRKMGGTLLSAAPGAEVDVVRGLASRTDLALDSSSVLLVGERAVEVPGLLSAVAALAGSTGARLAWVPRRAGDRGALEVGALPNLLPGGRPVADPAARVDLAAAWGVESLPDAEGRDGAGIIEAAATGELTALVVAGVDPGDLPDHHRAVAALDKAFVVSLELRASEVTRAADVVLPVAAATERAGSFVNWEGRVRSFAQVLDKPAALPDLRVLAGIAEEMGVPLGFRTTAHVQGEMASVGPWDGARPQPPTAEPAPVTRTTLVLSSWKQLIDDGRMQDGEDYLRATARRPVVLMGAATLAGLGVAEGDPVTLSGPLGEVTYPAAVSDDIVDGVVWAPASAPGAAVRHLVGSAGSAVSVSSGGATIAKGAEQ; encoded by the coding sequence ATGACGGTCACGTCCGACTCGGCCGGCGAGGTCGAGCAGAGCAACCTGGTCACCGTCACCATCGACGGCATCGAGGTCAGCGTCCCGCCGGACACGCTGGTCATCCGTGCGGCAGAGATGATCGGCGTCCAGATCCCGAGGTTCTGCGACCACCCGCTGCTGGACCCGGTCGGGGCGTGCCGGCAGTGCCTGGTCGACGTACCCGACGCCGGCAACGGCCGGCCGATGCCCAAGCCGCAGGCCTCCTGCACGATCCCGGTCGCGCCCGGCATGGTGATCAACACCCAGGCCACCTCCCCGGTCGCGAAGAAGGCCCAGGAGGGGATCATGGAGTTCCTCCTGATCAACCACCCCCTGGACTGCCCCGTCTGCGACAAGGGCGGCGAGTGCCCGCTTCAGAACCAGTCGATGAGCAACGGCACCGCCGAGTCCCGGTACGTCGAGTCCAAGCGGGTCTACCCCAAGCCGATCAACATCTCGGCCCAGGTGCTCCTGGACCGGGAGCGCTGCGTGCTGTGCGCCCGGTGCACCCGGTTCTCCTCCCAGATCGCCGGTGACCCGTTCATCGAGCTGATCGAGCGGGGTGCCCTGCAGCAGGTCGGCATCTACGAGAAGCAGCCCTTCGAGAGCTACTTCTCCGGGAACACCATCCAGATCTGCCCGGTCGGCGCCCTCACCTCGGCCGACTACCGCTTCCGGTCGCGGCCCTTCGACCTCGTCTCCACCCCCTCGGTGGCCGAGCTCGACGGCTGTGGGTCCGCCATCCGTGTCGACCACCGACGTGGCAAGGTGATGCGTCGGCTCTCCGGCGACGACCCCCAGGTCAACGAGGAGTGGATCACCGACAAGGACCGCTTCGCCTTCACCTACGCCCGGCAGCCGGACCGGCTCACCCACCCGCTGGTGCGTGGCGACGACGGCGAGCTGCGGCCGGCGTCCTGGCCCGAGGCGTTCGTGGTCGCGGCCCGGGGTCTCGCGGCAGCGCAGGGGCGCGTCGGCGTCCTGACCGGCGGCCGGCTGACCGCCGAGGACGCCTACGCCTACTCCAAGTTCGCCCGGGTCGTCCTGGGCACCAACGACATCGACTTCCGGGCCCGCGCGCACAGTGCCGAGGAGGCCTCGTTCCTGGCGTCCAGCGTGGTGCTGCGCCAGGACGTGACGTACGCCGACCTGGAGTCTGCCGGCTCCGTGGTGCTCGTCGCGCTCGAGCCCGAGGACGAGGCCGGGACGATCTTCCTTCGCCTGCGCAAGACCCACCTGAAGCACCGGACGCCGATCTGGTCCGTCGGGTCGCACACCACCGCGGGCCTGCGCAAGATGGGCGGCACCCTGCTGTCCGCCGCGCCGGGCGCAGAGGTCGACGTGGTCCGGGGGCTGGCGAGCCGCACCGACCTCGCCCTGGACAGCTCCAGCGTCCTGCTCGTGGGTGAGCGTGCCGTCGAGGTGCCCGGCCTGCTGAGCGCGGTCGCCGCGCTGGCCGGCAGCACCGGCGCCCGGCTGGCGTGGGTGCCTCGTCGCGCCGGCGACCGTGGTGCTCTCGAGGTGGGCGCGCTTCCCAACCTGCTGCCCGGTGGCCGCCCGGTCGCGGACCCGGCGGCACGTGTCGACCTGGCCGCTGCCTGGGGTGTCGAGTCGCTGCCCGACGCGGAGGGCCGCGACGGCGCAGGGATCATCGAGGCCGCCGCGACCGGCGAGCTCACCGCACTGGTCGTCGCGGGTGTCGATCCCGGCGACCTGCCGGACCATCACCGGGCCGTGGCCGCGCTGGACAAGGCCTTCGTGGTGTCGCTGGAGCTACGTGCATCCGAGGTGACCCGTGCGGCCGACGTCGTACTGCCGGTCGCGGCGGCGACCGAGCGCGCCGGCAGCTTCGTCAACTGGGAGGGGCGGGTGCGCAGCTTCGCGCAGGTCCTCGACAAGCCCGCGGCGTTGCCGGATCTGCGGGTGCTCGCGGGCATCGCCGAGGAGATGGGCGTCCCACTCGGCTTCCGCACCACGGCCCACGTGCAGGGCGAGATGGCGTCTGTGGGCCCCTGGGACGGTGCCCGGCCTCAGCCGCCTACCGCCGAACCCGCGCCCGTGACCAGGACCACCTTGGTGCTGTCGTCGTGGAAGCAGCTCATCGATGACGGTCGGATGCAAGATGGCGAGGACTACCTGCGGGCCACCGCTCGCCGGCCGGTCGTGCTGATGGGCGCCGCCACACTAGCCGGGCTCGGTGTCGCCGAGGGCGACCCGGTGACGCTGAGCGGACCTCTCGGTGAGGTGACCTACCCGGCGGCCGTCAGCGACGACATCGTCGACGGGGTCGTCTGGGCGCCGGCGAGCGCACCCGGCGCCGCCGTACGCCACCTGGTCGGTTCCGCCGGCAGCGCTGTGTCGGTCAGCTCCGGCGGAGCCACCATCGCGAAGGGAGCCGAGCAGTGA
- the nuoF gene encoding NADH-quinone oxidoreductase subunit NuoF, with product MTDPLTPVLTDNWGTERSWTLAAYEERGGYAAMRKALGMAPDDIIAAVKDSNLRGRGGAGFPTGMKWSFIPQDNPRPKYLVVNADESEPGTCKDIPLMMASPHTLVEGVIISSFAIRANRAFIYVRGEVLHVVRRLQAAVREAYAAGHLGADIHGSGYDLDLVVHAGAGAYICGEETALLDSLEGRRGQPRLRPPFPAVAGLYASPTVINNVESISSVPSIIGNGAEWFASMGTEKSKGFGIFSLSGHVARPGQYEAPLGITLRELIDLAGGVREGHELKFWTPGGSSTPILTAEHLDVPLDFEGVGAAGSMLGTRALQIFDETTCVVRAVLRWTEFYKHESCGKCTPCREGTWWLAQTLERLEQGHGSESDLDLLLDQCDNILGRAFCALGDGATSPISSSIQYFRDEYLAHLEQGGCPFDPARSTLFETEGASA from the coding sequence GTGACTGACCCCCTGACCCCGGTGCTCACCGACAACTGGGGCACCGAGCGCTCCTGGACGCTGGCCGCCTACGAGGAGCGCGGTGGCTACGCCGCGATGCGGAAGGCGTTGGGCATGGCACCCGACGACATCATCGCGGCCGTCAAGGACTCCAACCTTCGTGGCCGTGGAGGTGCGGGCTTCCCGACCGGCATGAAGTGGTCCTTCATCCCGCAGGACAACCCCCGGCCGAAGTACCTCGTGGTCAACGCCGACGAGTCCGAGCCGGGCACCTGCAAGGACATCCCGCTGATGATGGCCAGCCCGCACACGTTGGTCGAGGGCGTGATCATCAGCTCGTTCGCGATCCGTGCCAACCGGGCCTTCATCTACGTGCGCGGCGAGGTGCTGCACGTCGTACGCCGGCTCCAGGCCGCGGTCCGGGAGGCGTACGCCGCGGGCCACCTGGGCGCAGACATCCACGGCTCGGGCTACGACCTCGACCTCGTCGTGCACGCCGGAGCGGGCGCCTACATCTGTGGCGAGGAGACCGCGCTGCTCGACTCGCTGGAGGGACGACGCGGCCAGCCCCGATTGCGTCCGCCGTTCCCGGCCGTGGCCGGTCTCTATGCCAGCCCGACGGTGATCAACAACGTCGAGTCGATCTCGTCGGTGCCGAGCATCATCGGCAACGGCGCAGAATGGTTCGCCTCGATGGGCACCGAGAAGTCCAAGGGGTTCGGCATCTTCTCCCTGTCCGGCCACGTGGCGAGGCCGGGTCAGTACGAAGCGCCGTTGGGCATCACCCTGCGCGAGCTGATCGACCTGGCCGGCGGTGTCCGCGAGGGCCACGAGCTGAAGTTCTGGACCCCCGGCGGGTCCAGCACCCCGATCCTCACCGCCGAGCACCTCGACGTGCCCCTCGACTTCGAGGGCGTCGGCGCGGCCGGCTCGATGCTGGGCACCCGGGCGTTGCAGATCTTCGACGAGACCACCTGCGTGGTCCGCGCCGTACTGCGCTGGACGGAGTTCTACAAGCACGAGTCGTGCGGCAAGTGCACGCCCTGCCGCGAGGGCACCTGGTGGCTCGCGCAGACCCTGGAGCGCCTCGAGCAGGGCCATGGCAGCGAGAGCGACCTGGACCTGCTGCTCGACCAGTGCGACAACATCCTCGGCCGGGCGTTCTGCGCGCTCGGCGACGGTGCCACCAGCCCGATCAGCTCGTCGATCCAGTACTTCCGTGACGAGTACCTCGCCCATCTCGAGCAGGGCGGCTGTCCATTCGACCCGGCGCGATCGACCCTCTTCGAGACCGAAGGAGCGTCGGCATGA
- a CDS encoding NuoB/complex I 20 kDa subunit family protein: MGLEEKLPSGVLLTTVEGVAGYMRKASFWPATFGLACCAIEMMTSGGPRYDLGRFGMEVFRASPRQADLMIVAGRVSQKMAPVLRQIYDQMPDPKWVLAMGVCASSGGMFNNYAIVQGVDHVVPVDMYLPGCPPRPEMLIDAILKLHDQVQHTKLGVNRADEIVAHEESALTALPTSQMKGLMR; the protein is encoded by the coding sequence ATGGGACTTGAGGAGAAGCTTCCCTCCGGCGTCCTGCTGACCACGGTCGAGGGCGTCGCGGGCTACATGCGCAAGGCGTCGTTCTGGCCGGCCACCTTCGGCCTGGCCTGCTGCGCCATCGAGATGATGACGTCCGGCGGTCCGCGCTACGACCTGGGCCGCTTCGGCATGGAGGTCTTCCGGGCCAGCCCGCGCCAGGCCGACCTGATGATCGTCGCCGGCCGGGTCAGCCAGAAGATGGCACCGGTGCTGCGGCAGATCTACGACCAGATGCCCGACCCGAAGTGGGTGCTGGCGATGGGCGTCTGCGCGAGCTCCGGCGGCATGTTCAACAACTACGCCATCGTCCAGGGCGTGGACCACGTCGTGCCCGTCGACATGTACCTCCCCGGCTGCCCGCCGCGTCCTGAGATGCTCATCGACGCCATCCTCAAGCTGCACGACCAGGTCCAGCACACCAAGCTCGGCGTCAACCGGGCCGACGAGATCGTCGCCCACGAGGAGTCGGCGCTGACGGCGCTGCCCACGTCGCAGATGAAGGGCCTCATGCGATGA